Within the Thalassoglobus sp. JC818 genome, the region CCGAGACCTGTTCGACGTAAGAATGTCCGGCGAGCAATCGCATCGGAGGAATTCAAAGATCTATTCATGATAAGCTTCAACATGAGTTCGCTGTGATACTGTTCAAAGTCAACTTTCTGTTTGCCGACTCAGTATCTCGTGATTGTCTCTTTCAGATTCAGGACGACTCGGGCTACGCTCGTCCAGGCAGCCAATTCAACGGGATCGAGGGTTTCGAATTCTTGCACAGTGAGTGATGCCACCAACGCATTGGCTTCTTCTGGGTTCCGCTGAAAATACTCCAGGTGCTTCTGCTGGAGGTCGAGAAGAATTGCCGAGACGGCTGGGTCCGGATGTCGAGATGTGACCACGCGGTACACCCATTCGATCTGGTCTTCTGTGTCGTCACCAGCTTCCGTCATTGTTCTGGCTGCAAGTGCACAAGCTGTTTCAACAAACGATGGATCATTGAGAAGGGTCAACGCTTGAATCGGCGTATTCGACCTTGCACGCTGAGCAGTGCACTCTTCTCGGCTGGGTGCGTCGAAGGCTTTCAACATCGGGTGCAGAAACGTACGCTGCCAGTGTGTGTAGACGCCGCGTCGATACTGGTCGCTTCCCGTATCTGGTTCATACTCGCGACGAGGAAAATTCAGTTGCGCGTAGTAACCTGCTGGTTGATAGGGTTTCACACTCCGGCCGCCGACTTCCTCAACGAGTAATCCGCTCGTCATCAAGGCCGTATCACGAATCATTTCCGCTGGAATTCTGAAACGACCTTGCCGAGCGAACAATTCATTGTAGGGGTCTTCTTCTGCAAGCTGTGGCGTTGGTGTTGAAGACCGTTGATAAGCCTCACTGAGTGCAATCATCTTCATGATGTGCTTGATGTCCCAACCAGACTTCACAAACTCGATGGCTAGCCAGTCGAGAAGTTCGGGATGCGAAGGGAATGTGCCTTGTCCCCCGAAGTCATCAACGGACGAACAGATTCCTCGGCCAAACATCAAATACCACAAGCGATTGACCATGGTTCGCGACGTCATCACGTTATCGGGCTCACAAAGCCAGTTCGCAAGATCGAGTCGAGTCGCCCGGCGACCATCTGTCTCAAGTTCCCCCAGGAAAGCTGGAATCGCTGGCGAGACAACTTCTCCTGAGTCATCCATCCAGTTACCTCGTGCCAGCACGCGAATCATCCGCGGCTGAACCGATTTACTGACAACCGTTGAGGTGCTTGCCTCCTCGATTTGAGTCCGTTGATCTTTCAAATCTTGAACGGACTCTCGAAGAGCAACCATTCTCGCCTCGTTGTCGAGATAATATTCTTTGACCTCCGTCGTCTGTTCAGTGCTCCGATCAGCCGGTGGAGTTCGCAATGCGCTGGCAATGTGAGCCGGGATTCCGTCTTCCGTTAGCCAACCACTCTTGTCCCAGTAAGCAAGTCCACCAAACTGAACGAAGGCCATGCCATTCACTTTCGCACCTTCTTCAAGGCCGACGTCAGCTGCGGCAAACTCAAGTCGAATCCATTTCCCAGCCTCTGGGAGGTTCCCCTGTCGGCGATAGCCGTTCCAATCTTCAGCCTTGCGACCAAATCGGATTTCGTCGCTTCCCCAGACGGCTCTTTGGTCCCAGTCCCCGTCGTTCAACTGCAACATCAATGCAGTCGGTGGATTATCGGGATCGA harbors:
- a CDS encoding PSD1 and planctomycete cytochrome C domain-containing protein; translated protein: MKSQYLSFAALCLIATNTFAADREIRFNRDIRPILTDKCFACHGPDAKEVQGDLRLDLRDQAIEAGAIEPGDISASELVRRISSDDPFEVMPPEESHKPLSETERSLLLRWIAEGAVYEPHWAYVPMRRPEITETPGQNVIDHFVNQRFEEANVLPTPPGDPITLLRRVYFDLTGLPPTPDDVDAFLNDHSETAYAQLIDRLLESPRFGERMAVYWLDLVRYADTVGYHGDQDVSQSPYRDYVIEAFNSNMPYDRFIREQLAGDLLPNPTTDQLIASGYNRLNQTTEEGGSQAKEYLAIYFADRVRNVSQVFMSATMGCAQCHDHKFDPFTARDFYSFGAFFADLEEVGVYGGRGHRPPMMHVPTEAQRAQMAELSSQVEQLQSQIPTLTAEVLKSQDDWESSLESKLDEKSEKEFTWIDDSQDTGGSSNGTWDFVGTNVFSGEKSRRQAATGLVQHFFSDAAKPISVEPMTKFYAWVYLDPDNPPTALMLQLNDGDWDQRAVWGSDEIRFGRKAEDWNGYRRQGNLPEAGKWIRLEFAAADVGLEEGAKVNGMAFVQFGGLAYWDKSGWLTEDGIPAHIASALRTPPADRSTEQTTEVKEYYLDNEARMVALRESVQDLKDQRTQIEEASTSTVVSKSVQPRMIRVLARGNWMDDSGEVVSPAIPAFLGELETDGRRATRLDLANWLCEPDNVMTSRTMVNRLWYLMFGRGICSSVDDFGGQGTFPSHPELLDWLAIEFVKSGWDIKHIMKMIALSEAYQRSSTPTPQLAEEDPYNELFARQGRFRIPAEMIRDTALMTSGLLVEEVGGRSVKPYQPAGYYAQLNFPRREYEPDTGSDQYRRGVYTHWQRTFLHPMLKAFDAPSREECTAQRARSNTPIQALTLLNDPSFVETACALAARTMTEAGDDTEDQIEWVYRVVTSRHPDPAVSAILLDLQQKHLEYFQRNPEEANALVASLTVQEFETLDPVELAAWTSVARVVLNLKETITRY